A region from the Pelobates fuscus isolate aPelFus1 chromosome 1, aPelFus1.pri, whole genome shotgun sequence genome encodes:
- the LOC134588975 gene encoding large ribosomal subunit protein P2-like gives MRYVAAYLLAVLGGNNSPSAKDLKKILSSVGIEADDERVNKIISELGGKDIEDVVNSGLSKLSSVPSGGAVAAAPASAPAAGGSAAPAEKKEEVKEESEESDEDMGFGLFD, from the exons ATGCGTTACGTGGCCGCTTACCTCCTTGCTGTCCTTGGTGGCAACAACAGCCCCTCAGCCAAAGATCTCAAAAAGATCTTGTCCAGTGTTGGAATTGAGGCCGATGATGAACGTGTCAATAAG ATTATCAGCGAACTTGGTGGAAAGGACATTGAAGATGTCGTAAATTCCG GTCTCTCTAAGTTGTCATCCGTTCCATCTGGGGGTGCTGTGGCTGCAGCTCCTGCATCTGCTCCAGCTGCCGGAGGCTCTGCTGCTCCAGCAG AAAAGAAAGAAGAAGTAAAGGAGGAATCTGAAGAGTCTGATGAAGACATGGGATTTGGACTCTTCGATTAA